In a genomic window of Methylovirgula sp. 4M-Z18:
- the denD gene encoding D-erythronate dehydrogenase, whose translation MHILILGAAGMVGRKLTERLVNDGHLAGREIGKMTLVDVIEPSAPPAGMPVTCLARDISQPDFAAPLIAERPDVIFHLAAIVSGEAEENFDKGYAINMDGVRILLETIRAESRRGPYRPRLVFTSSIAVFGAPFIEPIADEFFCQPLTSYGTQKAIGELLLSDYTRKGFVDGIALRFPTICVRPGKPNLAASGFFSNIIREPLVGVEAVLPVPDDVMHWHASPRAAVGFLLHAAALDTETMGPRRALTLPGLAVTVAEQIAALRQVAGQKAVDLIRRLPDQRIGQMVAGWPRRFDPKRALALGFRADASFEEIIRIHIEDELGGRLA comes from the coding sequence ATGCATATTTTGATACTCGGCGCGGCCGGCATGGTCGGGCGCAAGCTCACCGAGCGCCTTGTGAACGACGGCCATCTGGCCGGCCGGGAGATCGGAAAAATGACCTTGGTGGACGTGATCGAGCCGTCGGCGCCGCCAGCCGGCATGCCGGTCACCTGCCTGGCCCGCGACATTTCGCAGCCCGATTTCGCGGCACCCCTGATCGCCGAGCGGCCGGATGTGATCTTCCATCTCGCCGCCATCGTCTCGGGCGAGGCCGAGGAGAATTTCGACAAAGGCTATGCCATCAATATGGACGGCGTCCGGATCCTGCTCGAGACGATCCGGGCGGAATCCCGGCGCGGGCCCTATCGGCCGCGGCTCGTCTTCACCTCATCCATCGCGGTGTTCGGCGCGCCCTTCATCGAGCCGATTGCGGACGAGTTTTTCTGCCAGCCGCTCACCAGCTATGGCACCCAGAAGGCGATCGGCGAATTATTGCTCTCCGACTACACGCGCAAAGGCTTCGTCGATGGCATTGCCCTGCGCTTCCCGACCATTTGCGTGCGGCCGGGAAAGCCCAATCTCGCGGCGTCGGGCTTCTTCTCGAACATCATCCGCGAACCGCTGGTCGGCGTTGAAGCCGTGCTGCCGGTGCCGGACGATGTGATGCATTGGCATGCCTCACCGCGTGCGGCGGTCGGCTTTCTTTTGCACGCTGCGGCCCTCGACACCGAGACGATGGGGCCGCGCCGCGCGCTCACCCTGCCCGGCCTGGCGGTGACGGTGGCGGAACAGATCGCGGCTTTGCGGCAGGTGGCCGGCCAAAAGGCGGTCGACCTGATTCGCCGGCTGCCCGATCAGCGCATCGGGCAAATGGTCGCCGGCTGGCCGCGCCGCTTCGATCCGAAACGGGCGCTGGCGCTCGGATTCCGCGCGGATGCGAGTTTCGAGGAGATCATCCGCATCCATATCGAGGATGAGCTTGGTGGCCGCCTAGCTTAA
- a CDS encoding AprI/Inh family metalloprotease inhibitor, whose product MRRLVRVAFSALLLGASGLSLGVSALHAATKPRLVEQTPHNIVSPGSLAGRYRVFRENEKDTGCLVTLESAGRGRAYLSPACRDQGMVIFDPVAWSYSGGWLVLTARGGHQARFELENTGYWVKEAKEGGKPLMLRKIED is encoded by the coding sequence ATGCGGCGGCTTGTTCGAGTGGCTTTTTCGGCGTTGCTCCTGGGTGCATCCGGCCTGTCCCTGGGTGTTTCGGCCCTGCATGCCGCCACCAAGCCGCGCCTCGTCGAACAGACGCCGCATAATATCGTATCTCCGGGCAGCCTCGCAGGCCGCTATCGTGTGTTTCGCGAGAACGAGAAGGACACCGGCTGCCTCGTGACCCTGGAAAGCGCGGGCCGCGGCCGTGCCTATCTTTCGCCCGCGTGCCGCGACCAGGGCATGGTCATTTTCGATCCCGTGGCCTGGTCCTACAGCGGCGGTTGGCTGGTCTTGACGGCGCGCGGGGGCCACCAGGCGCGGTTCGAGCTGGAAAATACCGGCTATTGGGTCAAGGAAGCAAAAGAAGGCGGCAAGCCGCTGATGCTGCGCAAGATCGAAGACTGA
- a CDS encoding 2-hydroxyacid dehydrogenase codes for MFEVLMPAALSNPLVAQEVGAKLTLHKLWETPDADAALKELAPRIRGILAGAPGHRRVGGEFLGQFPNLEIVSSFGVGYDHIDAKWAAAHGVVVTNTPDVLNEEVADTAMGLLLSTLRQLPQAERYLRAGKWQQANFPLSDSLQGRTMGILGLGRIGKAIARRAEAFGVKIAYHGRSRQPDVPYPYYATVLEMAAAVDILMVIAPGGPSTKHLVDAAVLRALGPRGVLINVARGSLVDEDALVAALQKGEIMSAGLDVFAHEPQVPQALLDMDHVVLLPHVGSASHRTRDAMAHLVAENMLSYAAGKGPLTPVAETPWPRLEKAD; via the coding sequence ATGTTCGAAGTCCTCATGCCGGCCGCTCTGAGCAATCCTCTGGTGGCGCAGGAGGTCGGAGCCAAGCTCACCTTGCATAAATTATGGGAAACGCCGGACGCGGACGCAGCTTTGAAAGAGCTGGCGCCGCGTATTCGCGGCATTCTGGCCGGCGCGCCCGGGCATCGGCGGGTCGGTGGCGAGTTTCTCGGGCAATTTCCCAATCTCGAAATCGTCAGCAGTTTCGGCGTCGGTTATGATCATATCGACGCGAAATGGGCCGCCGCCCATGGTGTCGTCGTCACCAACACGCCGGATGTGCTGAACGAAGAGGTGGCCGACACGGCCATGGGGCTGCTGCTCTCGACGCTTCGGCAATTGCCTCAGGCCGAGCGCTATCTGCGCGCGGGGAAGTGGCAGCAGGCGAATTTTCCGCTCTCGGATTCGTTGCAGGGCCGCACCATGGGCATTCTCGGCCTCGGCCGGATCGGCAAGGCGATCGCCCGGCGGGCCGAGGCTTTCGGGGTGAAAATCGCCTATCACGGCCGCAGCCGGCAGCCCGACGTGCCTTATCCGTATTATGCGACGGTGCTGGAAATGGCGGCGGCCGTCGACATTCTCATGGTCATTGCGCCGGGGGGCCCAAGCACCAAACATCTCGTCGATGCTGCGGTGTTGCGCGCGCTCGGGCCGCGCGGCGTGCTGATCAATGTGGCGCGCGGGTCGCTGGTTGATGAGGACGCACTTGTCGCGGCGCTGCAAAAGGGCGAGATCATGAGCGCCGGGCTCGACGTCTTCGCGCACGAGCCCCAAGTGCCACAAGCGCTGCTCGACATGGATCATGTCGTGCTTTTGCCCCATGTCGGCTCGGCGTCGCACCGGACCCGCGACGCTATGGCGCATCTGGTGGCCGAAAACATGCTGTCCTATGCCGCCGGCAAGGGGCCGCTCACACCCGTGGCCGAAACCCCTTGGCCGCGGCTGGAAAAGGCGGATTGA
- a CDS encoding acetoacetate decarboxylase, whose translation MKIEDVKKSAFAMPLTSPAYPVGPYRFYDREYMIITYRTDMDALRAVVPEPLEITDPIVKYEFIRMPDSTGFGDYTETGQVIPVRLNGEDGGYVHSMYLDDEAPIAGGRELWGFPKKLASPKITHEGDVIVGKLHYGSTLCVNASMGYKHKIIHQAPVKASLEKASFLIKIIPHVDGSPRICELVRYYITDVNMKGAWSAPGELQLFHHVMADVAKLPVREVVSALHFKADLTLGLGEVVYDYLEK comes from the coding sequence ATGAAGATTGAAGACGTCAAGAAATCCGCCTTTGCGATGCCACTCACGAGCCCTGCCTACCCGGTTGGGCCGTACCGTTTTTACGATCGCGAATATATGATCATCACCTACCGCACGGATATGGACGCGTTGCGCGCCGTCGTGCCTGAACCGCTCGAAATCACCGACCCGATCGTCAAATACGAATTCATCCGCATGCCGGATTCGACCGGCTTCGGCGATTACACCGAAACCGGGCAGGTCATTCCCGTCCGCCTCAATGGCGAAGACGGCGGCTATGTGCATTCGATGTATCTCGATGACGAAGCGCCGATCGCTGGCGGCCGCGAACTTTGGGGCTTTCCGAAAAAGCTGGCGAGTCCGAAAATTACCCATGAAGGCGATGTGATCGTCGGCAAGCTGCATTACGGCTCCACTCTGTGCGTCAACGCCTCGATGGGCTACAAGCACAAGATCATCCACCAGGCGCCGGTGAAGGCTTCGCTGGAAAAGGCGAGCTTCCTCATCAAGATCATCCCGCATGTGGACGGCAGCCCGCGCATTTGCGAGCTGGTGCGCTACTACATCACCGACGTCAACATGAAAGGCGCATGGTCGGCACCGGGCGAGTTGCAATTGTTCCACCACGTGATGGCCGACGTCGCCAAATTGCCGGTGCGCGAAGTGGTTTCAGCGCTGCATTTCAAGGCGGATCTGACGCTGGGGCTCGGTGAGGTGGTGTACGATTATCTGGAGAAGTGA
- a CDS encoding SPFH domain-containing protein, protein MDQDHLPAKLAKRGSTIVVPLVVLAGIAAIGAGSFYTVNQNEVGAVTRFGQLVSAAPVSPGLHFKLPIADTAHTIRTSIERISVPEMRVKTIDNQFVSVDLSLTYRTADPFKALFQVGDMGSGSINDKLIPFVQSRTLDVFGQVNALEITDKKKQLESNILTAVQTPAIDLFGERIEDVQITNLHYDENFERNIQQTVQTRNQQLSAANLLKVRETEAQQAVATAKGQADSAAAIAEGQKRVAIAQAEADAQRVRLRADADAYEVQKRSEAEANAKTIVGNAEAAIIVAKVKATGSADAYAEILRADAAKNWNGSVPSIQMGAGANAAQPVMVLPPIGQKP, encoded by the coding sequence ATGGATCAGGATCACCTCCCGGCAAAACTTGCCAAGCGCGGCTCAACGATCGTCGTTCCTTTGGTTGTTTTGGCGGGCATTGCCGCCATCGGCGCGGGCTCATTTTATACGGTCAACCAGAATGAAGTCGGCGCGGTGACCAGATTCGGCCAATTGGTGAGCGCTGCTCCGGTCTCGCCGGGCCTCCACTTCAAGCTCCCCATCGCCGATACGGCGCATACGATTCGCACGTCGATCGAACGGATCAGCGTTCCGGAAATGCGCGTCAAAACCATCGACAACCAATTCGTCTCGGTGGACCTCAGCCTCACCTACCGCACCGCCGATCCGTTCAAGGCTCTGTTCCAGGTGGGCGACATGGGCTCCGGTTCGATCAACGACAAGCTCATTCCCTTCGTGCAGTCCCGCACGCTCGACGTGTTCGGACAGGTGAATGCGCTGGAAATCACTGATAAAAAGAAACAGCTGGAATCGAACATTCTGACTGCGGTGCAAACCCCGGCGATCGACCTCTTCGGCGAGCGGATCGAGGACGTGCAAATCACCAATCTGCACTACGACGAAAACTTCGAACGCAACATCCAGCAGACGGTGCAGACCCGCAATCAGCAGCTCTCGGCCGCGAATCTTCTAAAGGTCCGCGAGACCGAAGCGCAGCAAGCTGTCGCCACGGCGAAGGGCCAAGCCGATTCTGCGGCCGCGATCGCCGAAGGGCAAAAGCGTGTCGCCATCGCTCAAGCCGAGGCCGATGCACAGCGCGTCCGCCTACGTGCCGACGCCGATGCTTACGAGGTCCAGAAACGTTCGGAAGCGGAGGCCAACGCCAAGACGATCGTTGGCAACGCTGAGGCCGCGATTATCGTGGCCAAAGTCAAAGCCACGGGCTCTGCGGACGCCTACGCAGAAATCCTGCGCGCCGACGCCGCGAAAAACTGGAACGGATCGGTGCCGAGCATCCAAATGGGCGCGGGCGCCAATGCCGCCCAGCCGGTGATGGTGCTGCCGCCGATTGGCCAGAAGCCTTGA
- a CDS encoding homospermidine synthase, with the protein MSQWPVHATISGPIVMIGFGSIGKGTLPLIERHFHFDKSRFIVIDPDDTDRALLDERGIAFKKLALTKDNYREALVPLLTNGDGQGFCVNLSVDTSSLAIMELCREIGALYIDTVVEPWPGFYFDKNMGPEARTNYALRETVLAARRKNPGGTTAVSCCGANPGMVSWFVKQALVNLAKDLGRSDPEPTTKEEWAKFAQSLGVKGIHIAERDTQRAKTPKPPGVFVNTWSVEGFLSEGVQPAELGWGTHEKWMPENAGTHPTGCGAAIYINQPGANTRVRSWTPTPQAQFGFLVTHNEAISISDYFTVREADGKAVYRPTCHYAYHPCNDAVLSLHEMFGQAGKMQETHHILTEKEILDGIDELGVLLFGHEKNAYWYGSQLSVGETRRIAPYQNATGMQVTSAVLAGMVWALENPNAGIVEADEVDYKRCLEVQMPYLGPVIGVYTDWTPLTDRPGFFPEDIDESDPWQFRNVLVR; encoded by the coding sequence ATGTCTCAATGGCCCGTTCATGCCACCATTTCCGGCCCGATCGTGATGATCGGCTTTGGCTCCATCGGCAAAGGCACCTTGCCGCTGATCGAGCGGCATTTCCATTTTGACAAATCCCGCTTCATCGTCATCGACCCGGACGATACCGACCGCGCATTGCTCGACGAGCGCGGCATCGCCTTCAAGAAGCTGGCGCTCACCAAGGACAATTACCGCGAGGCGCTCGTGCCGCTGCTCACCAACGGCGACGGCCAGGGTTTCTGCGTCAACCTGTCGGTCGATACGTCCTCGCTCGCCATTATGGAACTCTGCCGCGAGATCGGCGCGCTTTACATCGATACGGTGGTCGAGCCGTGGCCGGGCTTCTATTTCGACAAAAACATGGGTCCTGAGGCGCGCACCAACTATGCCCTGCGTGAAACCGTGCTGGCCGCCCGGCGCAAGAACCCCGGCGGCACGACGGCGGTTTCCTGCTGCGGCGCCAATCCCGGCATGGTGTCGTGGTTCGTCAAGCAGGCGCTCGTCAACCTCGCCAAGGACCTGGGCCGCAGCGATCCCGAGCCGACGACCAAGGAAGAATGGGCGAAATTCGCCCAAAGCCTCGGCGTGAAGGGCATTCATATCGCCGAGCGCGACACCCAGCGCGCCAAGACGCCGAAGCCTCCGGGCGTTTTCGTCAACACCTGGTCGGTCGAAGGCTTCTTGTCGGAAGGCGTGCAACCGGCCGAGCTCGGCTGGGGCACGCACGAAAAGTGGATGCCCGAGAATGCCGGCACCCATCCCACGGGCTGCGGCGCGGCGATCTACATCAACCAGCCTGGCGCCAACACCCGCGTGCGCTCCTGGACGCCGACGCCGCAGGCGCAGTTCGGCTTCCTCGTGACCCACAACGAGGCGATCTCGATCTCCGATTATTTCACCGTGCGCGAGGCCGACGGCAAAGCCGTCTACCGGCCGACCTGCCATTATGCCTATCACCCGTGCAACGATGCCGTTCTTTCGTTGCATGAAATGTTTGGCCAGGCCGGCAAAATGCAGGAGACCCACCACATCCTGACCGAGAAGGAAATTCTCGACGGGATCGACGAACTTGGCGTGCTGCTGTTCGGTCACGAGAAGAACGCCTATTGGTACGGCTCGCAGCTTTCGGTGGGAGAAACCCGCCGCATCGCGCCCTATCAGAACGCGACGGGCATGCAGGTGACCTCGGCCGTGCTCGCCGGCATGGTGTGGGCGCTCGAGAATCCGAACGCCGGCATCGTCGAGGCGGACGAGGTGGATTATAAGCGCTGCCTCGAAGTGCAGATGCCCTATCTCGGCCCCGTGATCGGCGTCTATACCGATTGGACACCGCTCACCGATCGCCCCGGCTTTTTCCCCGAGGACATCGACGAGAGCGATCCATGGCAGTTCCGGAACGTGCTGGTGCGGTAA
- a CDS encoding GNAT family N-acetyltransferase, protein MTLMFDVRALRAAPHLLPPQTNARIADPIRVRDETARDVAARERLLDAAMGPQRFEKSSERLREGRLAAQGLSVVATHGDTLVGTVRLWHVDAGGVPALLLGPLAVDSAHRAHGIGGRLMDAAIARAKADGHKAILLVGDAPYYQRFGFDAALTGKLDMPGPTDRARFLALELEQGVLAGAKGKVRPTGALHMRRRPSARKARRAA, encoded by the coding sequence ATGACCTTGATGTTTGACGTGCGCGCGCTGCGCGCCGCGCCGCATCTCCTGCCGCCGCAAACCAATGCGCGCATTGCCGATCCCATCCGTGTGCGCGACGAAACCGCGCGGGACGTGGCTGCGCGCGAGCGGCTTCTCGATGCCGCCATGGGTCCGCAGCGGTTCGAGAAATCGAGCGAGCGTCTGCGCGAAGGCCGCTTGGCCGCGCAGGGGTTGTCCGTCGTCGCCACGCATGGCGATACGCTGGTTGGCACGGTGCGCTTGTGGCACGTCGATGCCGGCGGCGTGCCGGCCTTGCTGCTCGGCCCGCTCGCGGTCGATAGCGCCCATCGCGCCCATGGCATCGGCGGCCGGCTGATGGATGCGGCGATCGCGCGCGCCAAGGCCGATGGCCACAAGGCGATTCTGCTGGTGGGCGATGCCCCCTATTACCAGCGCTTCGGCTTCGATGCGGCGCTCACGGGCAAGCTCGACATGCCCGGGCCGACGGACCGGGCGCGTTTTCTCGCCCTGGAGCTGGAACAAGGCGTGCTCGCCGGCGCGAAAGGCAAGGTCCGCCCGACCGGCGCCCTGCACATGCGCCGCCGCCCATCCGCCCGGAAGGCTCGCCGGGCCGCATAA
- a CDS encoding type III PLP-dependent enzyme produces MTDRIQEFLRNRREAGRDTGPCVVVDLEVIRDNYTTFAKAMPDTRVFYAVKANPAPAVLDLLARLGSCFDTASVVEIQQVLATGASPDRISFGNTIKKERDIKRAYELGIRLFAVDSDVEVEKVARAAPGSKVFCRILCDGDGAEWPLSRKFGCAPEMAPRVLELAHRLGLNAYGLSFHVGSQQGNPRMWDGALKSSSAIFKDLAERGIQLQMVNLGGGFPTKYLKNVPAVKAYGEAIFRSLKKHFGNRLPETIIEPGRGMVGNAGIIEAEVVLISKKSDEDKMRWVYLDIGKFNGLAETMDEMIRYPIRTAFDGDAKEPCIIAGPTCDSVDVLYEKAPYDLPISLEIGTKVLIEGTGAYTTTYSACEFNGFPPLETHVI; encoded by the coding sequence ATGACTGATCGTATCCAAGAATTCTTGCGCAACCGACGCGAAGCAGGCCGCGACACCGGCCCTTGCGTGGTTGTCGACCTTGAAGTCATCCGCGACAATTACACCACCTTCGCCAAGGCGATGCCCGACACCCGCGTCTTCTATGCGGTGAAGGCCAATCCGGCTCCGGCGGTGCTCGATCTGCTCGCCCGTCTCGGCTCGTGCTTCGACACGGCTTCGGTGGTCGAAATCCAGCAGGTGCTCGCGACCGGCGCGAGCCCCGATCGCATCTCGTTCGGCAACACGATCAAGAAGGAGCGCGACATCAAGCGCGCCTATGAACTCGGCATCCGCCTGTTCGCGGTCGATTCGGACGTCGAAGTCGAGAAGGTCGCCCGTGCCGCCCCTGGCTCGAAAGTGTTCTGCCGCATTCTGTGCGACGGTGACGGCGCCGAATGGCCGCTGTCGCGCAAGTTCGGCTGCGCGCCCGAAATGGCGCCGCGCGTGCTCGAACTCGCGCATCGCCTCGGCCTCAACGCCTATGGCCTGTCGTTCCATGTCGGATCGCAGCAGGGCAACCCACGCATGTGGGACGGCGCGTTGAAGTCGTCGTCGGCGATCTTCAAGGACCTGGCCGAGCGTGGCATCCAGTTGCAGATGGTCAATCTGGGCGGTGGTTTCCCGACCAAATACCTCAAGAATGTGCCGGCCGTGAAGGCTTACGGCGAAGCGATCTTCCGCTCGCTCAAGAAGCATTTCGGCAACCGCCTCCCCGAGACGATCATCGAGCCGGGCCGCGGCATGGTGGGCAATGCCGGCATCATCGAGGCGGAAGTCGTTCTGATCTCGAAGAAGTCCGACGAGGACAAGATGCGCTGGGTCTATCTCGACATCGGCAAGTTCAACGGCCTCGCCGAGACGATGGACGAGATGATCCGCTATCCGATCCGCACCGCGTTCGACGGCGATGCGAAGGAGCCGTGCATCATCGCGGGCCCCACCTGCGATTCGGTCGACGTGCTGTACGAGAAGGCGCCGTATGACCTGCCGATCAGCCTGGAAATCGGCACGAAAGTGCTGATCGAAGGGACGGGCGCCTATACGACCACCTATTCGGCCTGCGAGTTCAACGGCTTCCCGCCGCTCGAAACGCACGTGATCTGA
- a CDS encoding DUF3224 domain-containing protein: MSHSQASGQFDVTLRPEPLSAVAETSGMNRMSLDKSYHGDLAAVSKGEMLAFRSAIDGSAGYVAMETVTGTLRGRAGAFVLQHSATMIRGTPAQSIVVVPDSGTGDLSGLSGSLKITITEGQHAYTFEYMLPESAENAS; this comes from the coding sequence ATGTCGCACAGCCAGGCCTCCGGCCAATTCGACGTTACGCTTCGTCCCGAGCCGCTCAGCGCGGTCGCCGAGACGTCCGGCATGAACCGCATGTCGCTCGACAAGAGCTATCACGGCGATCTGGCGGCGGTGAGCAAGGGAGAAATGCTGGCGTTTCGCAGCGCCATCGACGGTTCGGCCGGCTATGTGGCGATGGAAACGGTCACGGGCACCTTGCGAGGCCGCGCCGGCGCATTCGTGCTGCAGCACAGCGCGACCATGATTCGCGGCACGCCGGCGCAATCGATCGTGGTCGTTCCCGACTCAGGCACGGGCGATCTTTCCGGCCTCTCCGGCAGCCTCAAGATCACGATCACCGAGGGCCAGCACGCCTATACTTTCGAATATATGCTGCCCGAATCCGCCGAAAACGCATCGTGA
- a CDS encoding glucan biosynthesis protein has product MVQTTLTRRSLVSLLGAATAFQILPAAAQTPAAAGQNGQIPGMPAKFGYDDVVKRAQDLSSAPFDATIPPLPPALEKLDFDAWRDIRFRPEKALLAGSGGQFQVQTFHLGHLYKRPVTINTIRDGIVTPIPYSASLFDYGKTKFDKPLPVNLGFAGFRVHYPLNMPKVWDELISFLGASYFRFLGRDQQYGLSARGLGIGTGLLDGHEEFPFFREFWFDTPEANADRLTLYALLDSPSTTGAYRFDVYPSNETAVDINVTLFPRKQIVNIGLAPLTSMFFVGENDRHLNDRNRYDDYREELHDSDGLLIHSSTGEWIWRPLQNPQIQQVSYFDANNVRGFGLMQRDRSFNTYQDLELAYQSRPSYWIEPHGDWGDGRVELVELSTNSETADNIIASWIPNAPVEPGKALTYSYKITAMLDDKRMVPGGHTEHTFTAPARALGSKDPPTPGSRRFLIDFAGGDLDYFSKTPEMVELVPSTTNGTVTGSFLVSNPQINGLRAAFDIDLPVGETTVVRAFLRSGNRALTETWTYRWTVDQL; this is encoded by the coding sequence ATGGTACAAACGACCCTTACCCGCCGCAGTCTCGTTTCCCTCCTTGGCGCAGCCACCGCCTTCCAGATTTTGCCTGCAGCGGCACAGACGCCTGCAGCGGCCGGCCAAAACGGCCAGATTCCGGGCATGCCGGCCAAATTCGGCTATGACGATGTGGTGAAGCGCGCGCAGGACCTCTCGTCCGCCCCCTTCGACGCGACGATCCCGCCCCTGCCGCCGGCCCTGGAGAAACTCGATTTCGACGCCTGGCGTGACATCCGCTTCCGGCCCGAAAAGGCGCTGCTCGCCGGCAGCGGCGGCCAATTCCAGGTGCAGACGTTCCACCTCGGCCATCTTTATAAGCGGCCGGTCACGATCAACACGATCCGCGACGGCATCGTGACGCCGATCCCTTATTCCGCGTCCCTGTTCGATTACGGCAAGACGAAATTCGACAAGCCGCTGCCGGTGAATCTCGGCTTTGCCGGTTTCCGGGTCCATTATCCGCTCAACATGCCGAAAGTATGGGATGAGCTGATCTCGTTCCTTGGCGCAAGCTATTTCCGCTTCCTTGGCCGCGACCAGCAATATGGCCTCTCGGCGCGAGGCCTTGGCATCGGCACAGGGCTGCTCGACGGCCATGAGGAATTTCCGTTCTTCCGCGAATTCTGGTTCGACACGCCGGAGGCCAATGCCGACCGGCTGACCCTCTATGCCCTGCTCGACAGTCCCTCGACCACGGGCGCCTACCGCTTCGACGTCTATCCGAGCAACGAGACGGCCGTCGACATCAATGTGACCCTGTTTCCGCGCAAGCAGATTGTGAATATTGGCCTTGCGCCGCTGACGTCGATGTTCTTCGTTGGCGAGAACGACCGGCATCTAAACGACCGCAACCGTTACGACGATTATCGCGAGGAACTGCACGATTCAGATGGCCTGCTTATTCATTCGAGCACGGGCGAGTGGATCTGGCGGCCGCTGCAGAATCCGCAGATTCAGCAGGTCTCCTATTTCGATGCCAACAATGTGCGCGGCTTCGGACTGATGCAGCGCGACCGCTCCTTCAACACCTATCAGGACCTCGAACTCGCCTATCAGTCGCGGCCGTCCTATTGGATCGAGCCGCATGGCGATTGGGGCGACGGCCGGGTCGAACTCGTCGAACTCTCCACCAACAGCGAGACCGCCGACAATATTATCGCCTCCTGGATTCCGAATGCGCCGGTCGAGCCGGGCAAGGCGCTGACCTACAGCTACAAGATCACCGCCATGCTCGACGACAAGCGCATGGTACCTGGCGGCCATACCGAGCACACATTCACCGCGCCGGCGCGCGCGCTCGGCTCGAAAGATCCGCCGACGCCGGGCTCACGCCGCTTCCTGATCGATTTTGCCGGCGGCGATCTCGACTATTTCTCGAAGACGCCGGAGATGGTCGAGTTGGTCCCAAGCACGACCAATGGCACCGTGACGGGCTCGTTCCTGGTGAGCAACCCGCAGATCAACGGTCTGCGCGCCGCCTTCGACATCGACCTGCCGGTCGGCGAAACGACCGTCGTGCGCGCCTTCCTGCGCAGCGGCAACCGCGCGCTGACCGAAACCTGGACGTATCGCTGGACGGTGGATCAGCTGTAA
- a CDS encoding DMT family transporter, which produces MPIGILAGLLTCALWGLTFVAPLIVAPYTPWDLTIARYGIFGALSLLLLAFRPFRQGPWTLPRLVTALLLGGLCYVGYFVSAAFAVRFAGAAIPPLIIGLMPVTLAAIANLQERKLPWRRLSVPLAMILTGLLIVNLSALWTAPPAGRGERWLGILCAAASLLIWIVYGQVNASALRRRQSPSVLSWTCVQGIGAGLGSLTLLPVSSFVTAQHFAPDTSVRFWSWALIMGVAASWLAAYCWAEASRRLPLVLASQLIVAETVFGLAYGFVYAMRWPTPMEASGALLQVVGVCLAIALLAKQERLANAGSTPRNPLLAE; this is translated from the coding sequence ATGCCGATCGGAATCCTTGCCGGCCTCCTCACTTGCGCGCTATGGGGACTGACCTTCGTCGCGCCGCTCATTGTCGCGCCCTACACGCCGTGGGATCTCACCATCGCGCGCTACGGCATTTTTGGCGCGCTGTCGCTGCTGCTGCTCGCATTCCGCCCGTTCCGGCAAGGCCCCTGGACCTTGCCGCGATTGGTCACTGCGCTGCTACTCGGCGGTCTCTGCTACGTCGGATATTTCGTCAGCGCGGCCTTCGCCGTGCGCTTCGCCGGCGCGGCGATTCCGCCGCTGATCATCGGCCTGATGCCGGTCACGCTCGCCGCGATCGCGAATCTGCAGGAGCGGAAACTACCGTGGCGCCGGCTGTCCGTGCCGCTTGCGATGATTCTTACGGGCCTGTTGATCGTCAATCTGTCGGCGCTTTGGACTGCGCCGCCGGCAGGGCGTGGCGAGAGGTGGCTGGGCATTCTCTGCGCCGCCGCATCTCTCCTCATCTGGATCGTTTACGGCCAGGTCAATGCGTCGGCACTGCGCCGGCGGCAAAGCCCGAGTGTGCTGTCATGGACCTGTGTGCAGGGCATCGGCGCGGGGCTCGGCAGCTTGACCTTGCTGCCAGTCTCCTCCTTCGTCACCGCGCAGCATTTCGCGCCCGATACGTCCGTCCGGTTTTGGTCATGGGCGCTGATCATGGGGGTCGCCGCGTCCTGGCTGGCGGCCTATTGCTGGGCCGAGGCCTCGCGCCGCTTGCCGCTCGTCCTAGCATCGCAATTGATCGTCGCGGAAACGGTCTTCGGCTTGGCTTATGGGTTCGTCTATGCGATGCGCTGGCCGACGCCAATGGAGGCCAGCGGCGCACTGTTACAAGTCGTCGGCGTTTGCTTGGCCATCGCGCTGTTGGCCAAGCAGGAGCGTTTGGCGAACGCCGGATCGACGCCTCGCAACCCGCTTCTGGCCGAGTGA